Genomic window (Syntrophobacterales bacterium):
TCCACATGGCAGAGAGTGCATGAGCCTTCATATACATTCATCAGAGTAAAGGAGGGGCTCAAAACATAGAGCCAGTCCTCAACCCCGACACCCTTTGCGATACCCTTAACCAGTTGGGTCTTGCCGGCACCAAGCTCACCGTATAAGGCATAACAGTCACCTGGCCGGGCATGCCTCCCTATGTGTTCCCCAATGTCCCACGTATCAGAGGGACTTTTCGATATAAACTCTATCCGTTCCACGCTTGATTTCCCTCAAAACCCTTCCCGTTTCTACGAGAAGGTCTCCGGCCAAGAGGTCCATATCCGTAGACTCTTCTACAAAATTGTCCGCTGCGTAGCCGTGGAGATAAGCGCCTAGGATCGATGCTTCGGTCATACTATACCCTTGCGCCAGCAGACCCCCGATGAAACCAGTAAGTATATCACCACTCCCACCTTTTGCCAAGGCAGGGTTGCCAGGAGGAATTATAAATGCTTCTCCTTGGTTGTCAAAGATTATCGTCCTCGCCCCCTTGAGAACAAGATTCATCTCTGTCTTTTCGACAAAACCCTTTCCAACGGACATCCTGTCGGCGTTGATCTCCATGGGGCTTAGTTTCATAAGCCGGCCTAACTCACCAGGGTGAGGCGTGAATACTGCGCTCCTTTTTGCCTCCGCGATCAGGTCCGTGTGTCCGGCAAACGCGTTAATAGCGTCGGCATCTATCACAAAAGGCTTATCTGTCTTTGCAAAAAGCCTCCTCACAATTTCCTGGGTTTCCTCATGCTGTGAAAGACCGGGCCCCATAACGACTACGTCCTTGTCGGAAATGAATTCCAAAATCTCATCATAGGATGAAAGAACGAAGTACCCGCTCCCCCCGTCTGCCACGGGATAGGTCATCACTTCCGTTAACTTGACCTCCATGACAGCGTTAAGGGCTTGAGGGATGAGAAGGGTTACAAGGCCAGCCCCGATCTTCAAAGCGGCGAGAGACGCCATGTACGCCGCTCCTGTTTTGCCAGGAGATCCTGCGATCACTGCCACATGACCGAACGTGCCTTTGTGTGCCCAGGGCATTCTATCTTTAAGGAATCCTCTGATCAATTCGCCGTCAACAATATTCGCGTCCACCCCCAGCACTGTCTCGCCATGAGGAGGAAGAGAAATATCGATAACCGTTAGACCTCCCGCGTGATAGGCGCCAGGGTAGAAAAGCTGGCCGAGCTTGGGATAACCGTATGTATAGGTATGGGTTGCCTTCACGGCTGTGCCCAGGGGCACGCCCGTCCGTCCGTCAACGCCGGAAGGGATATCAACGGCGATGACCGTTTTCCCAGAGTGGTTGATTAACTCAATAATTCTACCCTCGAAGCCGCTCACGGGTTTTGAAAGCCCTGTGCCAAAGATCGCATCCACTATTACGTCCGTCTCTTTGAGAGACGCCTTAGCCAGAGGAAAGGATGCGTCGTCAATTTCCGTAATTACCCCCCCGAGCGACTCGAAAAGGCCCATATTGAGAGCTGTATCTCCTTTCAGGTCAGAGGTTTTACATAGAAGAAATGCCCTGGCTGAAAAGCCGTCCCTCAAGGCATATCTTGCGATAACAAACCCATCGCCACCGTTGTTGCCCCGCCCACAGAAAACGGTCAACCGACTGCCGGGGATCAAGTAACGCTCTTTTGCCAGTCTGTATGTAGTTCTGCCCGCATTCTCCATGAGCACGGCCGACGGTATTCCCCAAACCCTGATCGCGTACTCGTCGTATTTTGCCATTCTTTCAGGGGAGAGCGCCTTCATACTTTCCTACTCCTCGGATTTCAGATTATTACCACGGAGACCGCATATGCTTTTTCATGGGAAATACTTACCCCTTCATACCTTGTATGTTTATAAATAATGAAAGGTTTGCCTCCAGTCTGCAAAACCTCAATCGCCTTCCACGAAAGCCCCTTTCCGACCGCCTTCATAAACGCTTCCTTGGCGGCAAATCGTCCGGCAAGGGTTTGATACATACTCTTCCTCTGTTTTGCGTACCTGATTTCCTCATCGGTGAAAACCTTGTGAAGAAATCTATCCCCGAATCGGTCAACAGCCTGCGCTATCCTTGATACATCAACAATATCAATGCCGACCATTCAGACCCACCTTCCTTACGCCCAATCATGGAATCTGCCTGAAAAAAGATGAGAATGTGCCGTGTTAACTAACCACCGATCAGGCTGATCATGTCACGGACAGCCCTATCTAGGCCCACAAACATAGCCCGGGCTATAATTGCATGTCCTATGCTCAGCTCGTCTATTTCATGGATTGCAGCTATCTCTCTCACATTGTGATAGTTAAGACCATGACCGCCGTTCACTTCAAGGCCAAGCCCCTTGCCTCTCGCTGCAGAGTACACAACCTTTTTCAATTCCTCTCTCCGTGATTCGCTTGTTCTTGCATCACTGTAGGCGCCAGTATGAATCTCTATCATATCGGCCTTCACGGCTACCGCTGCAAGAATTTGCTCCTCTTCGGGGTCGATAAAAAGACTCACTTTGATGCCTTTCTCCTTCACCACGCGAATAACTTCCCCGAGCCGACCTTCGAGACCTGCCACGTCAAGCCCGCCCTCCGTGGTCAATTCTTCTCTTTTTTCCGGCACCAGGGTGATCATATCGGGTTGTATCTCCATTGCTATCTTGACCATCTCGTCGGTAGCCGCCATTTCGAGGTTCAACTTTGTCTTAATCACATTCCTCAGAATGGCTACATCTCTGTCCTTTATGTGGCGTCTGTCTTCCCTCAGGTGCACAATGACACCCGATGCCCCAGCGATTTCAGCAATGCCGGCTGCATGCACAGGATCGGGGTACGATGTACCTCTGGCCTCTCTGAGAGTTGCCACATGATCTATATTCACCATAAGCTCAGGCATTAGTTTCCTCCGATTTCCTGCCGGGCCGACTCCGCAATCTCTTCTGCGTATGCGGCTACGAGGGCATCGTCCATGCCCTCCACCATGACCCTCAATTTCATTTCCGTGCCTGAATATCTCACAACCACCCTTCCCTCTTCGCCAAGACGATCCCTTACCGCCTCTATCGCCTTCATGAGACGGGGACAATCGTCCACTGGCTTTTTCTCCCGAACCTTCACATTCAACTCAACCTGAGGCAATTCGGTAAAACCTTCCATCAAGTCGCAAAGACCCTTTTGTTTTTCAATCATAACATTCAGTATTTTGAGGGCCGTGACCATGCCGTCGCCGGTTGTATTGTGATCAAGAAACACGACATGCCCTGACTTTTCCCCTCCAAAATTATAATCATCTTTCAATATGGTCTCAAGCACATACCGGTCTCCCACATTGGTCCTCACGACCGTTATATTTTCCGTCTTAAGGCAGGTCTCCACTCCCATATTGCTCGCTATGGTGGCTACGACCGTATTCTTCTTCAGCCTCCCTTTCTCTTTGAGGTGTCTTGCCAGAACCACCATGGCGCCATCCCCATCAATGATCTTTCCTTTTTCATCGACAAAAGCGACTCTGTCGGCATCTCCGTCAAGGGCGATGCCGATGTGGGCGTTATGCTCCATTACATGTCTTCTCAATGAGTCCGGATAAAGACTTCCGCATTCCCTGTTGATATTCTCACCGTCGGGTTCGACACCGAAGGAAATCACGTGAGCTCCCAGCTCCTCAAACACGCTAGGGGCCACCTTGTATGCGGCTCCTTGAGCGCAATCCACCACAACCCTCAATCCGTCAAGCGAATACTGCTGGGGAAAAATGTTCTTAAGAAACACGATATATCTTCCCACCGCGTCATCAATCCGGTGAGCTTTTCCCACCTCATTAGCCACTGGTCTCAGTGTATCCAGCGAACCCTCCATGACCATCTTTTCGATTTCATATTCAAGATCGTCCGGCAGCTTAAAACCATCTCCGGAAAATATCTTTATCCCATTGTCCTGATACGGATTATGAGAAGCGGAGATGACTATTCCCGCATCCGCCCTCATACTGCTTGTAATAAACGCAATCCCTGGGGTCGGCAATGGACCCACGAGCCACACATCAACTCCCATGGAGCAAATACCGGAGGCGATGGCCGTCTCAAGCATGTAACCCGAAAGCCTCGTGTCCTTCCCTACCACTATTCTTCCTCGGCCGTGTCTCTCTTTGAAAACGTATGAAACTGCCCGGCCTAATTTCAGGGCCACCTCCGAGGTCATAGGATACATATTCGCAGTCCCCCGTATCCCGTCGGTCCCGAAAAGCCTCCTCTCCATATCATTCCCTCCTGAGATGGACCCTTACGGTCTCAGGCTTTATTTTCCTTACGAAAATTCCCTTAGTCACCAAAGGCACATCAATCTCTTCTTTTTTATCTTTGAAATCCCCATTCACCGGAACGGTCTCGATAACTTCTCTATCTTTCAACACTTCTTCGGAACCTTCAACCACTGCGTATTGTGGATACCAAGTCCCCACTCCATATATGCCGGCCCATCTCTTGTCTAATTTTACAACAACTCTGAGCCGTTTTTCCACCGCCTTGCCTATTTCCACAACCATGTAGTCCGGCTTCACATCTTCAACTTTCACCCCTTTCGGAACCGTCACATTATCTTTATCCAACTCAAATACCTGGGTGCCACCCTTGGCACCGGACAGGCTGATTGCGACTCTTATATCGCGAGCTCTCAGGTTTTTGAGAATCGAGATGGGCCCACCTATAGTAACGAGGACAGAATCGGTTTCTATTTTTTCCATTATGAGGTCCTCTCGTATATTCTCCATGGCAACAGGCACGGAAACCGTCATCTTCGATTCGCCTATATAAGATATGGCAACCCAGAACATTGCCGCAAGCACAAGGGACAACGCCTTGAGTCTATAATCTTTAAGAATGTGATTTCTCACTAACCCCATTATCCAATCTCAATTGCACGATATACCTGATCATATCAGTGCGTCCCTCAAAACCTTCTTCAGGGTATCGCCGTCCACATTCCAGTGCAACTCCCCCTTAAAAGCGTAAGATATTTTTCCTTTTTCCTCCGAGACCACAAGTGCGATGGCATCGGTCACCTCAGTGATCCCTATAGCCGCCCTGTGCCGTGTGCCTAATTGCTTATCAATGGTATCCATCATAGCAAGAGGGAGTATACAACTTACCGCCCTTATTCTTCCTTCCCTGATAATCATTGCTCCGTCATGAAGCGGCGACGCATACTGAAATATGCTCAGAATAAGTTCCGTATTGACTTCCGCATCCAGACGAACCCCTATTTCCATGAATTCTTCCAAACCAATTTCCCGTTCAATCACCAGAAGGGCTCCTGTTTTCTTGCCTGCCATTACGGTACACGCATTGGACAATTCATCGAAAAACAGTGTCTCCTCCACATATGTGATTCTCTTGAAGAACGGGCTTCTCCCCAACGCTAGGAGCGCCCGCCTTATTTCGTTCTGAAATACCACCACAATAACGAGAATGATGGAACTTACGAAATTATTGAGAATCCATCCAAGGGCAAAAAGCTCTAGTTTTTTTGATAGGTAGAAGACAAAGACTACTATGATTACCCCGATGATCAGTTGGCTCGCCCTTGTCCCTTTCACCAGGAGAAAGATCCTATAAATGAGGAAAGCGACAATCAGTACATCAAGGACATCCTGCCATCTCAGGTACGTTATCATGACTTGACGACAGCATCTACGAGCATGATCACTTTGCGTGCTTTGCCAACGTCGTGGACCCTCACAATATCGGCCCCGTTCCAAATCGAAACTGCAATACTGGCAAGGGTTCCCTCTGTTCTGTCGTGGGTGGGAGAGTCGGTGATCCTTCCTATAAAATTCTTTCTTGAAGTACCAACAAGAATTGGCCTCCCCAAGTCTTTGAAGGTTCCAAGGCCTTTGATGATCTTAAGGTTATCTTCTACCCGCTTTCCAAACCCGATGCCGGGGTCAAGTATGATATTATCCTCTCTTATCCCACGGTCAATCGCAAACGTCATTCTTGCTTCCAGAAACCGGAACACCTCTCCTATCACATCCTCATAATACGGATCAGCCTGCATGTCTTGGGGTGTTCCCTTCATGTGCATTATAACCACGTACATCCCAAGCACCGCCGCCGTCTCTGCCATTTCGGGATCAAACACGAGAGCGCTTATATCGTTTATCATATCAGCTCCCGCATCCCGCGCTTCTTTCGCAACTTCGGCTTTATACGTATCAACGGAGATCAATACATCTGAACTTGCTCTTATTCCCTGGATTACGGGAACGACTCTTTTCAGCTCTACATGTAAAGGAACCCGCAGCGAAAAGGGTCTCGTGGATTCACCACCCACATCAATAATATCAGCCCCTTCTTCGACCATTTCCAAGGCATGCTGTACTGCTGTTTTGGTATCAAAAAATTCCCCTTCGTCGGAAAAGGAGTCGGGCGTCACGTTCAACACGCCCATAATGAGAGGTCTCTCGCTACACAGCAACTTCCTCTGCATTCACATGTTCCTTGATGAGGGACTCTATTTCCTGTCCATCCAGCACTTCCTTCTCAAGAAGTCTGTTAGCGATGGCATGGAGAGCGTTCATATTATTGTAAAGTATCGCCTTAGCTCTTTCAAAACAGTCCATCACTATCCGTCTCAGTTCCTCGTCTATGTCTTGGGCGGTGCTTTCACTGAAATCCCGGTGCTGGGCTATCTCCCTGCCGAGAAAAATATGTTCTTCTTTTTTTCCGTAGTTGAGGGGACCAAGTTTCTCGCTCATACCCCACTCGCACACCATCTTTCGCGCTATTTCCGTCGCCCTGTCAATATCATTCCCCGCCCCTGTGGTTTTATGATTGAGGACAAGCTCTTCCGCAGCTCTGCCGCCTAAAAGTATCGTGATATTGTCAATAAGATAGGACCTCGAATAGGTGTGCCGCTCATCAATGGGCAACTGCTGGGTTATGCCCAGCGCACGCCCTCTGGGGATAATGGTGACCTTATGAATGGGGTCTGAACCTGGTATCATTTTAGCCACAAGGGCATGGCCCGCCTCATGAAACGCGGCGTTTTTTCGCTCTTCATAAGGAATGATC
Coding sequences:
- the tsaE gene encoding tRNA (adenosine(37)-N6)-threonylcarbamoyltransferase complex ATPase subunit type 1 TsaE, whose product is MERIEFISKSPSDTWDIGEHIGRHARPGDCYALYGELGAGKTQLVKGIAKGVGVEDWLYVLSPSFTLMNVYEGSCTLCHVDLYRIDESEVESLDMEGYYESGIIVAEWAERSVWPEGTIRIYIEAFEKEDRKITLEVEDVSRAKIWRNFRQRY
- a CDS encoding NAD(P)H-hydrate dehydratase, with product MKALSPERMAKYDEYAIRVWGIPSAVLMENAGRTTYRLAKERYLIPGSRLTVFCGRGNNGGDGFVIARYALRDGFSARAFLLCKTSDLKGDTALNMGLFESLGGVITEIDDASFPLAKASLKETDVIVDAIFGTGLSKPVSGFEGRIIELINHSGKTVIAVDIPSGVDGRTGVPLGTAVKATHTYTYGYPKLGQLFYPGAYHAGGLTVIDISLPPHGETVLGVDANIVDGELIRGFLKDRMPWAHKGTFGHVAVIAGSPGKTGAAYMASLAALKIGAGLVTLLIPQALNAVMEVKLTEVMTYPVADGGSGYFVLSSYDEILEFISDKDVVVMGPGLSQHEETQEIVRRLFAKTDKPFVIDADAINAFAGHTDLIAEAKRSAVFTPHPGELGRLMKLSPMEINADRMSVGKGFVEKTEMNLVLKGARTIIFDNQGEAFIIPPGNPALAKGGSGDILTGFIGGLLAQGYSMTEASILGAYLHGYAADNFVEESTDMDLLAGDLLVETGRVLREIKRGTDRVYIEKSL
- the acpS gene encoding holo-ACP synthase — encoded protein: MVGIDIVDVSRIAQAVDRFGDRFLHKVFTDEEIRYAKQRKSMYQTLAGRFAAKEAFMKAVGKGLSWKAIEVLQTGGKPFIIYKHTRYEGVSISHEKAYAVSVVII
- the pdxJ gene encoding pyridoxine 5'-phosphate synthase — encoded protein: MPELMVNIDHVATLREARGTSYPDPVHAAGIAEIAGASGVIVHLREDRRHIKDRDVAILRNVIKTKLNLEMAATDEMVKIAMEIQPDMITLVPEKREELTTEGGLDVAGLEGRLGEVIRVVKEKGIKVSLFIDPEEEQILAAVAVKADMIEIHTGAYSDARTSESRREELKKVVYSAARGKGLGLEVNGGHGLNYHNVREIAAIHEIDELSIGHAIIARAMFVGLDRAVRDMISLIGG
- the glmM gene encoding phosphoglucosamine mutase, whose product is MERRLFGTDGIRGTANMYPMTSEVALKLGRAVSYVFKERHGRGRIVVGKDTRLSGYMLETAIASGICSMGVDVWLVGPLPTPGIAFITSSMRADAGIVISASHNPYQDNGIKIFSGDGFKLPDDLEYEIEKMVMEGSLDTLRPVANEVGKAHRIDDAVGRYIVFLKNIFPQQYSLDGLRVVVDCAQGAAYKVAPSVFEELGAHVISFGVEPDGENINRECGSLYPDSLRRHVMEHNAHIGIALDGDADRVAFVDEKGKIIDGDGAMVVLARHLKEKGRLKKNTVVATIASNMGVETCLKTENITVVRTNVGDRYVLETILKDDYNFGGEKSGHVVFLDHNTTGDGMVTALKILNVMIEKQKGLCDLMEGFTELPQVELNVKVREKKPVDDCPRLMKAIEAVRDRLGEEGRVVVRYSGTEMKLRVMVEGMDDALVAAYAEEIAESARQEIGGN
- the cdaA gene encoding diadenylate cyclase CdaA encodes the protein MITYLRWQDVLDVLIVAFLIYRIFLLVKGTRASQLIIGVIIVVFVFYLSKKLELFALGWILNNFVSSIILVIVVVFQNEIRRALLALGRSPFFKRITYVEETLFFDELSNACTVMAGKKTGALLVIEREIGLEEFMEIGVRLDAEVNTELILSIFQYASPLHDGAMIIREGRIRAVSCILPLAMMDTIDKQLGTRHRAAIGITEVTDAIALVVSEEKGKISYAFKGELHWNVDGDTLKKVLRDALI
- the folP gene encoding dihydropteroate synthase, which codes for MQRKLLCSERPLIMGVLNVTPDSFSDEGEFFDTKTAVQHALEMVEEGADIIDVGGESTRPFSLRVPLHVELKRVVPVIQGIRASSDVLISVDTYKAEVAKEARDAGADMINDISALVFDPEMAETAAVLGMYVVIMHMKGTPQDMQADPYYEDVIGEVFRFLEARMTFAIDRGIREDNIILDPGIGFGKRVEDNLKIIKGLGTFKDLGRPILVGTSRKNFIGRITDSPTHDRTEGTLASIAVSIWNGADIVRVHDVGKARKVIMLVDAVVKS